A window of the Tiliqua scincoides isolate rTilSci1 chromosome 5, rTilSci1.hap2, whole genome shotgun sequence genome harbors these coding sequences:
- the LOC136653064 gene encoding olfactory receptor 5V1-like codes for MRDANIITLYKNKGGIECLLLGVMAYDRYAAICHPLHYGVFMNPKTCVWLAASAWILGLTNSGVHSGMMSLLSFCRDNVIRHFFCDIPPLFQLSCSDTQANQIATFVVGGGVIMGSFLVTLVSYIYIVLAIVRIRTKEGRLKAFSTCASHLTVVNIYFGTIIFTYIRPNSTYSQQKDRILPVLYGILTPMLNPIIYSLRNKDVQGALRKAMGRA; via the coding sequence atgagggatgcaaacatcatcacgctgtacaagaacaaaggaggCATTGAATGCCTCCTGCTGGGTGTGATGGCATATGACCGGTATGCTGCCATTTGCCACCCACTGCACTATGGTGTATTCATGAACCCCAAAACGTGTGTGTGGCTGGCAGCATCTGCCTGGATTCTGGGCTTGACTAACTCTGGTGTGCACTCTGGCATGATgtcccttttgtctttctgcCGGGACAATGTCATCCGACACTTCTTTTGTGACATCCCACCCCTGTTTCAGCTCTCCTGTTCTGACACTCAAGCCAATCAAATTGCGACCTTTGTGGTGGGTGGAGGTGTGATCATGGGTTCATTTCTGGTTACTCTGGTGTCGTACATCTATATAGTTTTGGCCATTGTCAGGATCCGCACCAAGGAAGGGCGTCTCAAGGCCTTTTCTACCTGTGCTTCTCACCTGACTGTGGTCAACATCTACTTTGGCACCATCATCTTCACATACATCCGTCCCAACTCCACATACTCCCAGCAGAAGGATCGGATTTTGCCTGTGCTATATGGGATTCTCACACCAATGCTTAATCCAATCATCTATAGCTTGAGAAACAAGGATGTGCAAGGGGCACTCCGGAAAGCCATGGGTAGGGCATAA
- the LOC136653063 gene encoding olfactory receptor 5V1-like has product MEPLHRMVQNGTAVTEFILLGLSSDPEVQLILFGLFLLCYLVALGGNTLILLITALDSRLHNPMYFFLGNLSVVDIGYTSSTVPKMLISYLSQDKRISLAGCFSQMYFFISFGGVECLLLGVMAYDRYAAICHPLNYGVLMNPKTCVWLAASAWILGLTNSGVHSGMMSLLSFCRDNVIRHFFCDIPPLFQLSCSDTQANQIATFVVGGGVIMGSFLVTLVSYVYIVLAIVRIRTKEGRLKAFSTCASHLTVVNIYFGTIIFTYIRPNSTYSQQKDRILPVLYGILTPMLNPIIYSLRNKDVQGALRKAMGRA; this is encoded by the coding sequence ATGGAGCCCTTACATCGGATGGTGCAGAATGGCACAGCAGTTACTGAATTTATACTCCTGGGGCTCTCCAGTGATCCAGAGGTCCAACTCATTCTCTTtggtctctttctcctttgctactTGGTGGCCCTAGGTGGAAACACTCTCATTCTTCTCATCACCGCTTTGGACAGCAGACTGCacaaccccatgtatttctttctgGGTAATCTCTCTGTTGTGGACATTGGGTACACATCTTCCACTGTTCCCAAGATGCTGATAAGTTATCTCTCTCAGGACAAgcgaatctcccttgctggttGCTTCTCCCAAATGTATTTCTTCATCTCCTTTGGTGGTGTTGAATGCCTCCTGCTGGGTGTGATGGCATATGACCGGTATGCTGCCATTTGCCACCCACTGAACTATGGTGTATTAATGAACCCCAAAACGTGTGTGTGGCTGGCAGCATCTGCCTGGATTCTGGGCTTGACTAACTCTGGTGTGCACTCTGGCATGATgtcccttttgtctttctgcCGGGACAATGTCATCCGACACTTTTTTTGTGACATCCCACCCCTGTTTCAGCTCTCCTGTTCTGACACTCAGGCCAATCAAATTGCGACCTTTGTGGTGGGTGGAGGTGTGATCATGGGTTCATTTCTGGTTACTCTGGTGTCGTACGTCTATATAGTTTTGGCCATTGTCAGGATCCGCACCAAGGAAGGGCGTCTCAAGGCCTTTTCTACCTGTGCTTCTCACCTGACTGTGGTCAACATCTACTTTGGCACCATCATCTTCACATACATCCGTCCCAACTCTACATACTCCCAGCAGAAGGATCGGATTTTGCCTGTGCTATATGGGATTCTCACACCAATGCTTAATCCAATCATCTATAGCTTGAGAAACAAGGATGTGCAAGGGGCACTCCGGAAAGCCATGGGGAGGGCATAA